ATGCCCGGATGCTGGTCCCCGCGGGCAAGGTGTCCAAGCTTCAGGCCGGCGGCTTTGCCAGCCAGGCCGAGGCCCAGGCCGCCTGCACCCGCCTGTCCGCCGCGGGCTTCTCCTGCCTCCCCGTCAGGAACTGAGCGCTTGGCTACCGACGCGGATCGGGTCGTATCGCTCGACCTGATCCGGGGCGTAGCGGTTCTGGGCATCCTTGCGATCAACATCGCCGGTTTCGCCGGACCGTCGGCCTCGACGCTGACGCCCCACGTCCCCCACGCCGCCAGCCCGCTCGACGAGATCGTCTTCGCCGGCAACTTCGTCCTCTTCGAAGGCAAGATGCGCGCGCTGTTCACGATATTGTTCGGGGCGAGCCTGCTGCTCTTCATCGAACGCGCCGAAGCCAAGGGCCGCGACGGCGAAGTGCTGCAGCTGCGCCGGCTGGGCTGGCTGCTGGTCTTCGGCATGCTCCACTATTTCCTGTTCTGGTGGGGCGACATCCTGTTCATCTACGGCACAGCCGGGATTCTCGCGCTGTTCATGCGCGACCTGCCCACGCGGCCGATGCTGATCGCGGCGGCGGTCACCTTCATCGCCTGGCACCTCGGCGGCCTGATCGGCAGCCTTCCCGACCTGCGCGCCGAGGAGCATGTCCGCCTGGCCGTCGCCACCGCCAATGAGGCCAGGCAACACGCCGAATTCCTCGCCACTTTCCATGAGCACGCAATCGACGAACTGGCCGAGTATCGCCTCGGATATGCCGATCAGATCGGCATCAAGCTCAGCGAACGTCCGTTCTGGCTGATCGAGACGACCTTTCCCAATCTCGGCGAGACGCTGCCGCTGGTGCTGATCGGCATGGCGCTCCTGCGCAGCGGCTTCTTCGCCGGCAAGTGGCCGCGGCGCCGGTTGATCGCCTTGGCGGTCACCTGCGGCGCGATCGGCCTGGCGCTTACGCTCGCCATGCTCCGCTGGCTGTGGGAGCGGCATTTCCCGCCGCGCGCGATGAGCATCGCCCTGCTATATACGACCGCGCTGCCGCACCTGCTGATGGCGCTTGCTTATGCCGCGCTGCTGGTGCTGGCCGCGCCGCGGCTCGCCGCCACGTGGCTCGGCCGGCGGCTGATCGCCGCGGGACGCATGGCCTTCACCAACTACATCGCCACGACCGTGCTGATGACGGCGATCTTCTACGGCTGGGGCCTAGGCCTGGTCGGCACGGTAGGCCACGCCGGGCAACTCTATTTCGTAGCGCTCGGCTGGGTGCTGATGCTCGGCTGGAGCCAGCCCTGGCTCGCCCGCTTCCGCCAGGGGCCGCTCGAATGGCTGTGGCGCTCGCTGACCGAGCTCCGCCCTCTGCCGATGCGACGAACCGCTGCGAAGCTCTCTGAGAACCACTTGCAATAGTGTTGCGAAACGTTCGCATTAGCTGTATCGGTCATGAAAGTGATTCGGAGAGGCTGATGTACGTCTGCATCTGCAATGCAATTCGCGAAACTGACCTGCGCGCTGCCGCTCTGTGCTGCTCGGGCGATGCAGATGCGGTTTACAATTCGCTCGGCCGCACGCCGCAGTGCCGCCAGTGCATCGACGACGCTTCCGATATCCTGATGCAGGAACGCGCTTCGGCCTCGATGTCCGCCTGCGCTTAAAACGATAATCATTATCAGACTGAAATACTTATAAATTTCAGCGAATTATTTAGAAAATCCGCCTTGCAGCCGATGTTGTGCTACCCCATATGGCGCGCAGCATCAGGAGGCATATCATGAAGGGCGATCTCAAGGTCATCGAGTACCTCAACAAGGTACTGCTGAACGAGCTGACCGCAATCAACCAGTACTGGCTGCACTACCGCATGCTCGATAACTGGGGCGTGAAGAAGCTCGCGGAATACGAGCGCCACGAATCGATCGACGAGATGAAGCACGCCGACAAGCTGGCCGAGCGCATCTTCTTCCTCGAAGGCCTCCCGAACTTCCAGGCGCTGGGCAAGCTGCGTATCGGCGAATCGGTCGAGGAACTGCTCAAGGCCGACCTCGAGCTCGAGTACGAAGCCGTGCCGCTGCTCAAGGAAGCCATCGCGCACTGCGAGACCGTGCGCGACTACAACAGCCGCGAGCTGTTCGAGGACATCCTCGACAGCGAGGAAGAGCACATCGACTTCCTCGAGAAGCAGTTCGACATGATCAAGAATATGGGCCTGCAGAACTACGTCCAGCTCAACAGCGAAGCACCGGAGTCGTAAGTCTTCGAACCTCCTCGAGCCGAGCGCGGGGAGGATTTATTTCGTTGCGAAGGGGTTCTTCGAGCTGCGCATCGTCAGTCGGATCGGCACCGCCTCGAAGCCCAGCTCGCGCCGGATGCTGTTGACCAGATAGCGCTCGTAGCTCGCGGGTATCAGTTCCAGGCGGGTGCCGAACACGACGAAGCTGGGCGGCCGATTCTTGATCTGGGTGATGTAGCGCATCTTGATACGCTTTCCGCCCGGCGCCGGCGGCGGATTGGCCGCCAGGGCATCGTCGAACCAGCGATTGAGCGCCGCCGTGGGCACACGCCGGCTCCAGGTCTCGCGGATCGCAAAACCGGCCCGCAGCAGCTCGTCGAGCCCCTTGCCCGTGCGCGCCGAAACCGACAGCAGCGGCACGCCCTTGACCTGCGACAGACCGTCGGCGAGCGCCGCGCTGATGCCGTTGAACAGGCCGGACGGGCCTTCCGCCACGTCCCACTTGTTGATCGCGATGATCAGCGCGCGGCCCTCTTCGAGCACCATCGAGGCGATCTTGAGGTCCTGGTGCTCGAGCCCGAGCGTGGCATCGAGCAGCAACACGACCACTTCGGCGAAATCGACGGCATGGCGCGCATCGGCGACCGCCATCTTCTCGAGCTTGTCGGTGACGCGCGCTTTCTTGCGCATGCCCGCGGTGTCGATCAGGCGGACTTCCCGCTCCTCGCCGGTCTTGGGATCGGTCCAGGCCCAGTCGATCGCAATCAGATCGCGGGTGATGCCCGCTTCGGGGCCGGTCAGCAGGCGGTTCTCACCGAGGAAGCGATTGATCAGTGTCGACTTGCCTGCATTCGGCCGGCCGACGATGGCGATCTTGAGCGGACCGGATAGGTCGTCCTCGTCTTCCTCGACGACTTCGGCCTCGTCCATCTCGCGCTGTTTCTCGTCGAGATGCGGCAGCAAGGCCTCGAACAGGTCGGCCAGACCCTCGCCATGCTCGGCCGAGATCGCCACGGGCTCGCCGAAACCCAGCGCATAGGCTTCGAGCAGACCGCTTTCGGCCGCACGCCCCTCGGCCTTGTTGACCAGCAGGATCGACGGCACGGTCGAACTGCGCAGCCAGCGGCCGATCTCTTCGTCGAGCGGGGTGATCCCCGCGCGGCCGTCGACGACGAACAGCGCCACGGTCGCGCCCTGAAGCGAGACTTCGGTCTGCTGACGCATGCGGCCGGGCAGGCTGTCGGGATCCTCGTCCTCCCAGCCCGCGGTATCGACGATCGTAAAGTCGAGCCCCAGCAGGTGCGCCTCGCCGAAACGGCGGTCGCGCGTGACGCCCGGCTGGTCGTCGACCAGCGCGAGCTTCTTGCCGACCAGCCGATTGAACAGCGTCGACTTGCCGACGTTGGGCCGACCTATGATGATAACCTGAGGGAGCATTATGCGGCCCAAGTGGCGTCTGGCGGCCCGAATGGCAAGCGAAACGGGGATTTCGGCAATTCTTACCGCCGCGTTCACTTCCGATGGATACCAAATGCTAACCATCTTCTGAGAAAGGCGGTCCCATGGTGGGACGTTTTTCTGCAGGAGCGCTACTGGCGCTGGCGGCGATCGCGGGGCCCGTGAGTGCCCGCTCCACGATCGACTTAAACGACGGCGATGCCGGAAGCTGGACCGGAAGCGACAGCGGCCTGCGCCTGCCCGGCTATCTGCAATGCGTGCCCTATGCACGCCAGGTCTCGGGCATCCAGATCTATGGCGACGCACGCACCTGGTGGGGCCAGGCCGAGGGCCGCTATGCCCGCGGCCACACGCCGCGCGTCGGCGCGGTGATGGCTTTCCGCCCCTATGGCGGCATGCGGCTGGGCCACGTCGCTGCAGTCAGCGACATCCTCGATTCGCGCACCGTGCTGCTGCGCCACGCCAACTGGTCGCCGATCAACGGCCGCCGCGGCCAGATCGAGAACGACGTCCGCGCGATCGACGTCTCGCCCAACAACGACTGGAGCCAGGTCCGCGTCTGGTACGCGCCGATCCGGGCGCTGGGCGGCACGTCCTGGCCGGTCGAGGGCTTCATCTACAACCAGAAGCCCGATGGCAGCACGCCGCGGCTGCAGGACGGCGGCCCCACCCGACTCGTCAGGGCGCAGCCCTACAAACAGCTTCCCGGCACCGATGGCCTGGAAACGGTACAACTCCTCAGCGTCACATCGTATACCGCTGCCTCCGTCACGCGCGCACCGATCGTGCGGGCGGTGTCCTACAAGGCCCCGCCTGCGACCGACGCCACCAACCGTGTCGAACTCGTGCGCGCAACGCCGTATAAGGTGCAGCCCGGCCAGGCACAGCCAAGCCAGGCCGTGCGGACGG
The window above is part of the Novosphingobium sp. G106 genome. Proteins encoded here:
- a CDS encoding DUF418 domain-containing protein — encoded protein: MATDADRVVSLDLIRGVAVLGILAINIAGFAGPSASTLTPHVPHAASPLDEIVFAGNFVLFEGKMRALFTILFGASLLLFIERAEAKGRDGEVLQLRRLGWLLVFGMLHYFLFWWGDILFIYGTAGILALFMRDLPTRPMLIAAAVTFIAWHLGGLIGSLPDLRAEEHVRLAVATANEARQHAEFLATFHEHAIDELAEYRLGYADQIGIKLSERPFWLIETTFPNLGETLPLVLIGMALLRSGFFAGKWPRRRLIALAVTCGAIGLALTLAMLRWLWERHFPPRAMSIALLYTTALPHLLMALAYAALLVLAAPRLAATWLGRRLIAAGRMAFTNYIATTVLMTAIFYGWGLGLVGTVGHAGQLYFVALGWVLMLGWSQPWLARFRQGPLEWLWRSLTELRPLPMRRTAAKLSENHLQ
- the bfr gene encoding bacterioferritin; protein product: MKGDLKVIEYLNKVLLNELTAINQYWLHYRMLDNWGVKKLAEYERHESIDEMKHADKLAERIFFLEGLPNFQALGKLRIGESVEELLKADLELEYEAVPLLKEAIAHCETVRDYNSRELFEDILDSEEEHIDFLEKQFDMIKNMGLQNYVQLNSEAPES
- the der gene encoding ribosome biogenesis GTPase Der: MLPQVIIIGRPNVGKSTLFNRLVGKKLALVDDQPGVTRDRRFGEAHLLGLDFTIVDTAGWEDEDPDSLPGRMRQQTEVSLQGATVALFVVDGRAGITPLDEEIGRWLRSSTVPSILLVNKAEGRAAESGLLEAYALGFGEPVAISAEHGEGLADLFEALLPHLDEKQREMDEAEVVEEDEDDLSGPLKIAIVGRPNAGKSTLINRFLGENRLLTGPEAGITRDLIAIDWAWTDPKTGEEREVRLIDTAGMRKKARVTDKLEKMAVADARHAVDFAEVVVLLLDATLGLEHQDLKIASMVLEEGRALIIAINKWDVAEGPSGLFNGISAALADGLSQVKGVPLLSVSARTGKGLDELLRAGFAIRETWSRRVPTAALNRWFDDALAANPPPAPGGKRIKMRYITQIKNRPPSFVVFGTRLELIPASYERYLVNSIRRELGFEAVPIRLTMRSSKNPFATK
- a CDS encoding CHAP domain-containing protein, producing MVGRFSAGALLALAAIAGPVSARSTIDLNDGDAGSWTGSDSGLRLPGYLQCVPYARQVSGIQIYGDARTWWGQAEGRYARGHTPRVGAVMAFRPYGGMRLGHVAAVSDILDSRTVLLRHANWSPINGRRGQIENDVRAIDVSPNNDWSQVRVWYAPIRALGGTSWPVEGFIYNQKPDGSTPRLQDGGPTRLVRAQPYKQLPGTDGLETVQLLSVTSYTAASVTRAPIVRAVSYKAPPATDATNRVELVRATPYKVQPGQAQPSQAVRTDNQMAMGRDPIGDILARRSR
- a CDS encoding bacterioferritin-associated ferredoxin; translated protein: MYVCICNAIRETDLRAAALCCSGDADAVYNSLGRTPQCRQCIDDASDILMQERASASMSACA